One window from the genome of Mucilaginibacter ginsenosidivorans encodes:
- a CDS encoding SRPBCC family protein — MKPKFQSKQQVDINAPLEKVWEFNQDLLKIPLYHPRVDKVDLISGKQFREAGVAYQCHIAGGKHTCIEKDIEIVPMEKIMTVFPADTMGLSKLLPDYVVESSLAKIDPGTTRLEIAHYYSSSNWKVRLLNFYVKRKIAAEIQKMLNAMKNAIETEYHSANPN; from the coding sequence ATGAAACCCAAATTTCAATCAAAACAGCAAGTTGACATCAACGCGCCACTTGAAAAAGTATGGGAGTTTAACCAGGACCTTTTAAAGATCCCGTTATATCATCCGCGGGTTGATAAAGTCGATCTCATCTCCGGAAAGCAATTTCGCGAAGCCGGCGTAGCGTATCAATGCCACATAGCCGGCGGAAAACACACTTGTATTGAAAAGGATATAGAAATTGTACCGATGGAAAAAATAATGACCGTTTTTCCGGCAGATACGATGGGCCTGTCCAAATTATTGCCTGATTATGTTGTGGAATCAAGTTTGGCAAAAATTGATCCGGGTACCACACGGCTTGAGATCGCTCATTATTACTCCAGTTCAAATTGGAAAGTACGATTGCTGAATTTTTATGTAAAAAGAAAAATCGCCGCCGAAATACAGAAAATGCTGAATGCTATGAAAAACGCGATCGAGACAGAATATCATAGCGCCAACCCAAATTGA
- a CDS encoding methyltransferase family protein, protein MDLYGQKSKSIPQKIVIHLLEAVFLYLAWWILFGHGGDWAQQHLHISNLAVKSRREIVFIFSIVIFIRMAYTMFFLVKRRIPWGESIDVPFAFALYYIGFTLFTLPAQHAIDVTDYLAVGLFVLGCGLNTIGETLRDIWKKQQTNNGKLYTGGFFKYSRHINYFGDLLWVTAYAIITRNWHAFVIPVFLFCFFAFYNAPKLDKHLRSKYGQDFDDYARKTKMLIPFIY, encoded by the coding sequence ATGGACCTGTACGGACAAAAAAGCAAAAGCATACCTCAAAAAATAGTGATCCATCTGCTGGAGGCTGTTTTCCTATATTTAGCGTGGTGGATATTATTCGGACACGGCGGCGATTGGGCGCAGCAGCATCTCCATATCAGTAATTTGGCCGTAAAATCCCGCAGGGAGATTGTCTTTATTTTCAGTATCGTCATTTTCATCCGGATGGCATACACGATGTTTTTCCTTGTCAAAAGGCGAATCCCGTGGGGCGAAAGCATTGACGTGCCTTTTGCGTTTGCACTGTACTATATCGGGTTCACACTATTTACCCTGCCCGCCCAACACGCAATCGATGTGACCGACTACTTAGCTGTCGGCCTGTTTGTGCTAGGTTGCGGGCTGAATACAATAGGGGAAACCCTCAGGGATATCTGGAAAAAGCAGCAGACGAACAACGGCAAACTGTATACTGGCGGCTTTTTTAAATATTCAAGGCATATTAACTATTTTGGCGATCTGTTGTGGGTTACGGCTTACGCTATCATAACACGAAACTGGCACGCCTTTGTTATCCCGGTTTTTCTGTTCTGCTTTTTTGCCTTCTACAATGCGCCAAAACTCGACAAACATCTCCGGTCTAAATACGGGCAGGACTTTGACGATTACGCCCGAAAGACCAAAATGCTGATCCCATTTATTTATTGA
- a CDS encoding Imm32 family immunity protein — MAKIKWKGFEIEGHLDIFVADYEDEFKGEIEKWQNVLIYGDPGGLRSFARLLMKIADLNQENEAGLPIGAREHYELRPNLELSKSSVQTILGRIDAKGTGRFYDRFVAKDEKKKSQV; from the coding sequence ATGGCGAAAATAAAATGGAAGGGATTTGAAATAGAAGGTCATTTAGACATTTTTGTCGCGGACTATGAAGATGAATTTAAAGGTGAAATAGAAAAATGGCAAAATGTATTAATCTATGGTGATCCTGGAGGATTACGATCTTTTGCTCGGCTTTTAATGAAAATTGCCGACTTGAACCAGGAAAATGAAGCAGGCCTTCCCATTGGAGCAAGGGAGCATTATGAATTACGACCGAACCTGGAATTAAGTAAGAGTTCGGTGCAAACAATTTTAGGCAGAATAGATGCAAAGGGAACAGGCCGGTTTTATGATCGATTTGTTGCAAAAGACGAGAAAAAAAAATCACAGGTCTAA
- the gyrA gene encoding DNA gyrase subunit A, translating into MAEETENGKSTPEDRIIPINIDEEMRSAYIDYSMSVIVSRALPDVRDGLKPVHRRVLYGMLDLGLNNNKPYKKSARIVGEVLGKYHPHGDTSVYDAMVRMAQDWSLRYPFVEGQGNYGSIDGDEPAAMRYTEARLQKIAEEMLADINKDTIDYQLNFDDSLQEPTVLPSKIPNLLVNGASGIAVGMATNMAPHNLTEVIDATLALIDNREIEVAELMKHVKGPDFPTGGIIYGVDGVREALETGRGRIVMRGRAEIETHGNDRERIVVTEVPYQVNKSTMIERTAELVEEKKIEGISAIRDESNREGIRVVYEIKRDANAAIVLNNLYKYTALQTSFSVNNIALVHGRPMMLNLKDLIHHFVEHRHEVVIRRTKYDLAEAEKRAHILEGLLIALDHLDEVIKLIRASNTPEEARDGLMSTFGLSEIQARAILDMTLRRLTGLERDKIKEEYAELMKTIDYLKSVLADEGLRMQIIKDELIEIKDKYGDERKTEIVYSSAEMQTEDFIEDEDVVITISHEGYIKRTALTEYRRQGRGGKGSLGSNSRDEDFIEHLLIASNHNYMLFFTEAGRCFWLRVFEIPEGTRTSKGRAIQNIINIPKEEKIKAYIKIVNLKDQEYLENNFIIMCTKKGTIKKTSLEAYSRPRANGINAININEGDTLLEANLTSGSSEIVMALKSGRAIRFNESTVRPMGRTATGVRGISLEDDNDEVVGMISIDNPETTVLVVSEKGYGKRTDIDDYRVTNRGGKGVKTLNITDKTGKLVAIKGVTDKEDLMIINRSGIIIRMAISELRTMGRATQGVRLITLKENDEIASVAKIEHDDSEEEIINNGENTENTGNTEEPGAESSADDTTKE; encoded by the coding sequence ATGGCTGAAGAAACAGAAAACGGCAAATCAACCCCTGAAGACAGAATAATTCCGATAAATATTGATGAAGAAATGCGATCCGCCTACATTGATTATTCAATGTCGGTGATCGTTTCGCGTGCTTTGCCCGATGTGCGCGACGGTTTAAAACCCGTTCACAGGCGTGTACTGTACGGCATGCTCGACCTGGGTTTGAATAACAATAAACCTTACAAAAAATCTGCCCGTATTGTGGGTGAGGTTTTGGGTAAATACCACCCGCACGGCGATACTTCTGTATATGATGCGATGGTGCGTATGGCGCAGGACTGGAGCCTTCGCTACCCATTTGTTGAAGGGCAGGGAAACTACGGCTCGATAGACGGCGACGAACCTGCAGCAATGCGTTATACCGAGGCAAGGCTGCAAAAGATAGCCGAGGAAATGCTCGCCGACATCAACAAAGACACCATCGACTATCAGCTTAACTTTGATGATTCGCTGCAGGAGCCCACGGTTCTGCCGTCTAAAATACCTAATCTACTGGTCAATGGCGCATCGGGTATTGCTGTAGGTATGGCCACCAATATGGCCCCGCATAACCTTACCGAGGTTATTGATGCTACGCTGGCATTGATAGACAACCGCGAAATAGAGGTTGCGGAACTGATGAAGCATGTTAAAGGTCCGGATTTCCCTACAGGCGGCATCATTTACGGTGTAGACGGGGTACGCGAGGCTTTAGAAACAGGTCGCGGACGTATCGTAATGCGTGGCCGGGCCGAAATTGAGACCCATGGCAACGACCGCGAAAGGATCGTCGTGACTGAAGTACCTTACCAGGTGAACAAATCGACCATGATCGAGCGTACCGCCGAACTGGTTGAAGAGAAAAAGATAGAAGGTATATCCGCTATCCGCGATGAATCGAACCGGGAAGGTATCCGTGTTGTTTATGAAATAAAACGCGACGCCAATGCGGCGATCGTGCTCAATAATCTCTATAAATATACTGCGCTGCAAACCTCGTTCAGCGTAAATAATATTGCGCTGGTGCATGGCAGGCCGATGATGCTGAATCTGAAGGACCTGATCCACCATTTTGTAGAGCACCGCCACGAGGTAGTTATCCGCCGTACCAAATACGACCTGGCCGAGGCAGAGAAACGCGCCCACATACTCGAAGGCTTACTGATAGCGCTCGATCACCTTGACGAAGTAATAAAATTGATCAGGGCGTCGAATACGCCGGAAGAGGCCCGCGACGGTTTGATGTCCACTTTCGGCCTGTCCGAAATACAGGCGCGCGCTATACTGGATATGACCCTGAGAAGGTTGACCGGACTGGAACGGGACAAGATCAAGGAAGAATACGCCGAACTGATGAAGACCATAGATTATTTGAAGTCTGTTTTGGCCGACGAAGGTTTGCGTATGCAGATCATCAAAGATGAGCTGATTGAAATAAAAGATAAATACGGCGACGAGCGCAAAACCGAGATCGTGTACTCATCGGCAGAAATGCAGACCGAGGACTTTATCGAGGATGAGGATGTGGTAATCACCATATCGCACGAAGGCTATATCAAACGCACCGCACTTACTGAATATCGCAGGCAGGGCAGGGGCGGCAAGGGATCGTTAGGCAGCAACAGCCGCGATGAGGACTTTATCGAGCATTTGCTGATCGCTTCCAACCACAACTACATGTTGTTCTTCACCGAAGCCGGGCGTTGTTTCTGGCTGCGTGTATTCGAAATTCCGGAAGGCACACGTACGTCGAAAGGCCGCGCCATCCAGAATATCATTAACATACCGAAAGAAGAAAAGATAAAGGCTTACATCAAGATCGTTAACCTGAAGGACCAGGAATATCTTGAAAATAACTTTATCATCATGTGTACCAAAAAAGGCACCATCAAAAAGACATCGCTCGAAGCTTATTCGCGTCCGCGTGCCAATGGCATTAACGCCATCAATATCAACGAGGGCGACACATTGCTGGAAGCTAACCTGACCAGCGGAAGCAGCGAGATAGTAATGGCATTGAAATCGGGCCGTGCAATACGCTTTAACGAGTCGACAGTAAGGCCAATGGGACGTACCGCTACCGGCGTGCGCGGTATAAGCCTGGAGGACGATAATGACGAGGTTGTAGGTATGATCAGTATCGATAATCCTGAGACAACCGTGCTGGTAGTATCAGAAAAAGGTTACGGCAAACGCACCGATATTGACGATTACCGCGTTACTAACCGTGGCGGCAAGGGTGTTAAAACTTTGAACATTACTGATAAAACAGGCAAACTTGTTGCCATAAAAGGTGTTACTGATAAGGAAGATCTGATGATCATTAACCGTTCGGGTATTATTATCCGGATGGCCATCAGCGAATTAAGGACAATGGGACGAGCTACACAAGGTGTACGACTGATCACCTTAAAAGAAAATGATGAGATCGCGTCGGTAGCGAAGATAGAACACGATGATTCGGAGGAGGAGATCATCAATAACGGTGAGAATACGGAAAATACCGGGAACACCGAAGAGCCGGGAGCCGAATCTTCAGCCGATGACACAACAAAAGAATAA
- a CDS encoding YdeI/OmpD-associated family protein: MSSMNQKVDWFFNKASQWQQAYEKLRMIILDCELTEELKWGQPCYTLGKSNIVLIHGFKEYCALLFFKGALMNDPDVILIQQTENVQGPRQVRFTSLLEIVEQEDVLKAYIFEAIRIEKAGLKVELKKTSDFAVPDEFKYKLDHIPALKAAFEALTPGRQRGYLFYFSQPKRSETRQARVEKYIPQILSGKGLDDE; encoded by the coding sequence ATGAGCAGCATGAACCAAAAAGTTGATTGGTTTTTTAATAAAGCCTCGCAATGGCAGCAGGCGTACGAGAAATTACGCATGATCATTCTTGACTGCGAGCTTACCGAGGAATTGAAGTGGGGCCAGCCCTGTTACACCCTCGGGAAAAGCAACATCGTCCTGATACATGGGTTTAAAGAATATTGCGCGCTTTTATTTTTCAAAGGCGCACTGATGAACGATCCGGATGTTATATTGATCCAGCAGACCGAGAATGTGCAGGGACCGCGCCAGGTAAGGTTCACCAGTTTGCTTGAAATAGTTGAGCAGGAGGATGTACTGAAAGCTTATATTTTTGAGGCCATCAGGATAGAAAAAGCCGGGTTGAAAGTGGAGTTGAAGAAGACATCGGATTTCGCGGTGCCCGATGAATTTAAATATAAATTAGATCATATACCCGCACTGAAAGCTGCTTTTGAAGCGCTGACACCGGGACGACAACGTGGATACCTGTTTTATTTTTCCCAGCCAAAACGATCGGAAACCCGCCAGGCACGCGTTGAAAAATATATACCGCAAATACTCAGCGGAAAAGGGCTCGACGACGAATGA
- a CDS encoding VOC family protein, whose product MIVRSCIPVIASTDLEKSMRFWVDGLGLTADQEMRQEGTLVGCVVHNQHLYFWLNQRADGQIPKEYNGIRLYWQPVDLHAARERLKQFGFEVSDIDERDYGQIEFFVTDDDGYSHCFGVATQT is encoded by the coding sequence ATGATTGTAAGATCATGTATCCCGGTGATAGCCAGCACCGATCTTGAAAAAAGCATGCGCTTTTGGGTCGATGGCCTTGGCCTTACCGCCGACCAGGAAATGCGACAGGAAGGCACGCTGGTAGGCTGCGTGGTGCATAACCAGCATTTGTATTTTTGGCTTAACCAAAGGGCAGACGGACAAATACCAAAAGAATATAATGGCATACGGCTTTATTGGCAGCCTGTTGACCTGCATGCTGCCCGTGAGCGTTTAAAACAATTTGGTTTCGAAGTGTCGGATATCGACGAAAGGGACTACGGCCAGATAGAATTCTTTGTGACTGATGATGACGGTTATTCGCATTGTTTCGGTGTTGCAACACAAACCTGA
- a CDS encoding tetratricopeptide repeat protein, translated as MKIKVLMTALVMSYTALGAFAQKRELDNANENFTKFQGLRANMTLGKPSLMLAKTSIDKAAENSKTSGLPQTFALKAAIYASLSTTDADASAAAADYAIAAEALKKARELDTKNENTSLIQNAGREMAQVQLDKGVKAFQAKNYDEAYKAFDEGRQILPEDTTMILYSAISASNAKNYTAAIANYNKLVTTDYKNKVQAYNDLVTLYMQNKDTTAAIKAIGAAVEKYPANNDLRKREIEVSLLAGQQGELIGKIETAVKADPNNKTLYYYEGLTYSQIAETNAGQIKKLEKAAAKGSKTAAPDPQLAKLKQERTDDLSKAADQYKKAVAIDPNYFEAVLNLGYVTMAPAIDLYNGAQQIPVTQTKVYDAQMAKAKAQFDLAKPYLLKAVELNSSSLDALTNLKSYYLGTRDEANANAVQKKIEALPKN; from the coding sequence ATGAAAATCAAAGTTTTGATGACAGCGCTTGTTATGTCATACACAGCATTAGGCGCTTTTGCTCAAAAAAGAGAACTTGACAACGCCAACGAGAATTTTACAAAATTCCAGGGCCTCAGAGCAAATATGACACTGGGCAAGCCCTCGCTTATGCTGGCAAAAACCAGTATTGACAAAGCGGCGGAAAACTCAAAAACATCCGGTTTACCACAAACTTTTGCACTAAAAGCGGCCATTTACGCTTCCTTATCCACCACAGATGCCGATGCTTCAGCTGCTGCGGCTGACTACGCCATTGCTGCCGAGGCCCTGAAGAAGGCCCGTGAGCTGGACACAAAGAACGAAAATACTTCGTTGATACAGAATGCAGGCCGCGAAATGGCCCAGGTTCAGTTAGACAAGGGCGTGAAAGCGTTCCAGGCCAAAAATTATGACGAGGCCTATAAAGCTTTCGACGAAGGACGCCAGATATTGCCCGAGGATACCACAATGATCCTTTATTCGGCCATATCAGCATCCAACGCAAAAAACTATACCGCAGCTATTGCCAATTACAATAAGCTGGTTACAACTGATTACAAAAATAAAGTTCAGGCTTATAATGACCTGGTTACCTTATATATGCAAAATAAGGATACCACGGCCGCTATCAAAGCAATAGGAGCTGCAGTGGAAAAGTATCCGGCAAATAACGATCTGCGCAAGCGCGAGATTGAAGTTAGCTTACTGGCCGGCCAGCAGGGCGAACTCATCGGTAAAATTGAAACCGCTGTAAAGGCCGATCCCAATAACAAAACTTTGTATTACTATGAAGGATTAACCTATTCGCAAATAGCTGAAACCAACGCCGGACAGATAAAAAAGCTTGAAAAAGCAGCAGCTAAAGGGTCGAAAACTGCTGCTCCCGATCCACAATTGGCCAAATTGAAGCAAGAAAGAACAGATGATCTAAGTAAAGCTGCCGACCAATACAAAAAAGCTGTAGCCATTGATCCTAATTACTTTGAAGCGGTATTGAACCTGGGATATGTAACCATGGCGCCGGCCATTGATCTGTATAACGGTGCCCAGCAAATACCGGTAACTCAAACAAAAGTTTACGATGCACAAATGGCTAAGGCTAAGGCACAATTTGATTTGGCTAAACCATATTTGCTAAAAGCGGTCGAACTGAATTCTTCGTCGCTTGATGCGCTTACCAATTTAAAATCTTATTACCTGGGCACGCGCGACGAAGCCAACGCCAACGCTGTTCAAAAGAAAATAGAAGCGTTGCCAAAAAATTAA
- a CDS encoding 3-keto-disaccharide hydrolase, producing MKNLTRFFFISCLLFCSVKSRAQQGGWISLFDGKSLAGWKVGDNAETFSVKDSMIVVHGKTAHLFYDGNVQNHNFKNFEFKADVMTHQGANSGIYIHTGYQQGGWPAKGYEIQVNNSHTDWRRTGSVYGIADIKEVYVKEGEWFTMDITVQGKTITVKINGKVVNEYTEPADLHRTGGDAERILSSGTFALQGHDPNSLVFFRNIMVKPLP from the coding sequence ATGAAAAATCTCACCCGTTTCTTTTTTATTTCCTGCCTGCTTTTCTGTTCCGTAAAAAGCCGTGCCCAGCAAGGTGGCTGGATTTCGCTGTTTGATGGTAAGTCGCTTGCCGGCTGGAAAGTTGGCGATAATGCCGAAACTTTTTCGGTAAAGGATAGCATGATCGTCGTTCACGGAAAAACTGCGCACTTGTTTTACGACGGCAATGTACAGAACCATAATTTTAAGAATTTCGAATTTAAAGCTGATGTAATGACGCACCAGGGTGCCAATTCGGGTATTTATATTCATACCGGTTACCAGCAGGGCGGATGGCCGGCAAAGGGTTATGAGATACAGGTAAATAATTCGCACACCGACTGGCGCAGGACAGGCAGCGTTTATGGCATCGCAGATATTAAGGAAGTTTATGTAAAAGAAGGCGAATGGTTTACCATGGATATTACCGTACAGGGAAAAACCATCACTGTCAAAATAAATGGTAAGGTGGTAAACGAATACACGGAACCTGCCGACCTGCACCGTACCGGCGGTGATGCCGAACGAATACTTTCCAGCGGTACATTTGCCCTACAGGGGCACGACCCGAACAGCCTGGTATTTTTCCGGAATATCATGGTTAAGCCGCTGCCTTAA
- a CDS encoding DUF4256 domain-containing protein, whose translation MKKELSPEQHEELLGVLKTRFEKNMNRHKGLEWAKVLAKLEANPEKLWSLNEMERTGGEPDVIDHDTKTGEYVFYDCSAESPKGRRSFCYDREALNARKEFKPENSVIDMARDMGIELLSEQQYRALQELGKFDLKTSSWIQTPVNIRQLGGAIFCDRRYDTVFVYHNGADSYYAARGFRGCLRV comes from the coding sequence ATGAAAAAGGAATTATCACCCGAACAACATGAAGAACTACTCGGCGTATTAAAAACCCGCTTTGAGAAGAATATGAACCGCCATAAAGGACTGGAATGGGCTAAGGTACTGGCAAAGCTGGAAGCCAACCCTGAAAAACTGTGGTCGTTAAATGAGATGGAACGGACAGGAGGGGAGCCTGATGTTATTGACCACGATACTAAGACGGGTGAGTATGTTTTTTACGACTGTTCGGCCGAGAGCCCAAAAGGCCGGAGAAGTTTTTGCTACGACCGCGAGGCGCTAAATGCAAGAAAGGAATTCAAACCGGAGAACAGCGTTATTGATATGGCACGTGATATGGGAATTGAACTTTTATCGGAACAGCAGTATAGGGCCCTGCAGGAACTTGGCAAGTTCGACCTGAAAACATCAAGCTGGATACAAACGCCTGTGAATATCAGGCAGCTTGGCGGGGCCATCTTTTGCGACCGCCGCTACGATACCGTTTTTGTTTACCACAACGGGGCAGATTCGTACTATGCTGCCCGGGGTTTCCGCGGTTGTTTACGGGTTTGA
- a CDS encoding SRPBCC domain-containing protein, giving the protein MELKTKVHAEEGKQDLTITREFDLPLELLFKAFSEPELIEQWMGTKVLKLESKKYGSWQFETKDPKGNVAFQAGGVIHEFVPGRKITRTFEMANTPFGVQLEITEFEKVTGDTSKVNMHVIYESVAQRDEVLKLPFTQGINWAHNRLEEVVGKLK; this is encoded by the coding sequence ATGGAACTTAAAACAAAAGTACACGCCGAAGAAGGTAAGCAGGACCTAACGATCACCCGGGAGTTCGACCTGCCATTGGAATTGCTATTCAAAGCTTTTTCGGAGCCCGAACTTATCGAGCAATGGATGGGAACCAAAGTGCTGAAACTGGAAAGTAAAAAGTACGGCAGTTGGCAATTTGAAACCAAAGACCCGAAAGGGAATGTCGCTTTCCAGGCCGGCGGGGTTATCCATGAATTTGTCCCTGGCAGGAAGATTACCCGGACATTTGAAATGGCAAATACGCCATTTGGTGTGCAGCTGGAGATAACGGAATTTGAAAAAGTTACCGGCGACACCAGCAAAGTAAATATGCACGTGATTTATGAGTCGGTTGCACAGCGCGACGAAGTGCTGAAGCTACCGTTTACCCAGGGCATAAACTGGGCGCACAATCGGTTAGAAGAAGTTGTAGGTAAACTTAAATAA
- a CDS encoding DoxX family protein, with translation MEKRKKLWYWIITALLSFCIFTGGLAQALQLPGVVQGFKPLGYPTYFISVIGVWKVLAIVAILLPGYQLLKEWAYAGIFFVLTGAVISHIASGDMHVQIAAPAVLAIFTVLSWYLRPADRKIITVIKK, from the coding sequence ATGGAAAAGAGAAAGAAACTCTGGTACTGGATAATTACCGCGCTGTTATCCTTTTGTATTTTTACAGGCGGTTTGGCGCAGGCACTGCAATTACCGGGAGTGGTGCAGGGTTTCAAACCGCTCGGTTACCCCACTTACTTTATTTCGGTCATCGGCGTTTGGAAAGTGCTGGCTATAGTTGCGATATTGCTGCCGGGCTATCAATTGCTAAAAGAATGGGCCTATGCAGGTATATTTTTCGTACTTACCGGCGCCGTAATTTCGCATATTGCCAGCGGCGATATGCATGTCCAAATAGCCGCCCCGGCAGTACTGGCTATATTTACAGTATTGTCGTGGTATCTGAGACCGGCGGACAGGAAAATAATTACGGTAATTAAAAAATAA
- a CDS encoding tetratricopeptide repeat protein encodes MKLRDAPPKRGAKCLWLSAVVKTDMTARKLIFPLLICLLLVTHVFGQSEVFKSVVNNLAFYKQKKDLKYLASAKKSVDSLIKTHKDSVDLRKNVYKAVVYSSIVYIDSLNKLKEPATFFDQVCRDVDKLLANKRIYKYQPEMDFSRRCLANVFIRRGFGYMRLTDYYNAMSAFRQAKKYAPEFKELNAYIGYANSHLGNLIESAKNYTELLKTDSTKADIIEAAANTYKAIGDTSKALQILQKGRKYLPDDRFLLLDEANIYSNKRDYAALHGLLPKLMDQNPNNAEVAYVAANCYDHLNDFNKAESLYLRSIELNSALYEPVYNLGLLYFKESVSKHGEEESKDVGRAAQWLEKANEISPNDVKCLQLLQLVYAKTGDQDQIDKINSKLKLLTNQ; translated from the coding sequence ATGAAACTGCGCGATGCCCCTCCAAAAAGAGGGGCGAAGTGCCTTTGGTTAAGCGCAGTTGTTAAAACAGATATGACAGCCCGTAAGCTCATATTTCCGCTATTGATATGCTTGTTACTGGTAACGCATGTTTTCGGCCAGTCGGAAGTATTTAAGAGCGTGGTCAATAACCTGGCTTTTTACAAGCAAAAAAAAGACCTCAAATACCTCGCAAGTGCCAAAAAATCGGTTGACAGTCTTATCAAAACCCATAAAGATTCCGTCGACCTGCGAAAAAATGTATACAAGGCGGTAGTTTATTCAAGTATTGTCTATATCGATTCATTAAACAAACTGAAAGAACCCGCGACATTTTTCGACCAGGTATGCCGCGACGTTGATAAGCTGTTGGCTAATAAGCGCATCTACAAATATCAGCCCGAGATGGATTTCTCGCGACGGTGCCTTGCAAACGTTTTTATACGCCGTGGTTTTGGGTATATGCGCTTAACCGATTATTATAATGCCATGTCGGCTTTCCGGCAAGCCAAAAAATACGCACCGGAGTTTAAAGAGTTGAATGCTTACATCGGCTATGCCAACAGTCACCTTGGCAATCTTATCGAATCGGCAAAAAATTATACCGAACTGCTTAAAACCGACAGCACCAAAGCGGACATTATTGAGGCGGCTGCAAATACCTATAAAGCCATCGGCGACACATCGAAAGCGCTCCAGATATTGCAAAAAGGGCGTAAATACCTGCCTGACGACCGGTTCCTGCTGCTGGACGAAGCAAACATTTACAGCAACAAAAGGGATTATGCGGCGCTTCACGGTTTGCTTCCCAAACTGATGGATCAGAACCCCAACAACGCCGAGGTTGCGTATGTTGCCGCAAATTGTTATGATCATTTGAATGATTTTAATAAAGCAGAATCGTTATATTTACGTTCCATTGAATTGAACAGCGCTTTATATGAACCGGTTTACAACCTTGGTTTGCTTTATTTTAAAGAATCCGTTTCAAAACACGGCGAAGAAGAAAGCAAAGACGTAGGCAGAGCTGCACAATGGCTGGAAAAAGCAAATGAAATATCGCCAAATGACGTTAAATGCCTTCAATTATTGCAGTTGGTGTACGCAAAAACCGGCGACCAGGATCAAATAGATAAAATAAACAGTAAACTCAAATTATTAACCAATCAATAA
- the hemF gene encoding oxygen-dependent coproporphyrinogen oxidase, whose product MITKEQIAADYQTIQDEICLALEQCDGKGKFEEELWQRDGGGGGRTRILQNGNILERGGVNFSAVEGKLPPVMKKALGVEQEDFFATGVSIVIHPNHPMVPIIHMNIRYFEMPGSEVRWFGGGIDLTPHYVIEDDACFFHGYLKSTCDKYNADFYPRFKKWADDYFFIKHRNETRGIGGIFYDKLVAADGMTWDNIFEFSKAVGRTFAPVYTELVNRNRDKPFTEAQQQWQYQRRSRYTEFNLVYDAGTKFGLETNGRVESILMSLPPTAKWIYNYQPQPGSEEEKTLSLLKKGIDWV is encoded by the coding sequence AGGAACAAATAGCCGCCGATTACCAAACCATACAGGACGAAATATGCCTTGCGCTTGAGCAATGCGACGGCAAAGGCAAATTTGAAGAGGAACTTTGGCAACGCGACGGTGGCGGAGGCGGGCGTACCCGTATACTGCAAAACGGCAATATTTTGGAAAGAGGAGGGGTTAATTTTTCAGCCGTTGAGGGCAAATTGCCGCCAGTGATGAAAAAGGCCCTGGGTGTAGAGCAGGAGGACTTTTTCGCGACTGGTGTATCCATCGTTATTCATCCAAACCACCCAATGGTACCCATCATCCACATGAATATCCGGTATTTCGAAATGCCGGGTTCCGAAGTACGGTGGTTTGGTGGCGGCATCGACCTGACGCCGCATTATGTTATTGAAGATGATGCTTGTTTCTTCCACGGCTATTTAAAATCGACCTGCGATAAATACAACGCTGATTTTTACCCTCGTTTTAAAAAATGGGCCGATGATTACTTTTTTATCAAACACCGTAATGAGACCCGCGGGATAGGGGGTATATTTTACGATAAATTAGTTGCTGCCGATGGCATGACCTGGGATAATATTTTCGAGTTTTCTAAAGCAGTTGGCCGCACCTTTGCACCGGTTTACACCGAACTGGTCAATCGCAACCGCGATAAACCTTTTACCGAAGCGCAGCAGCAATGGCAATACCAGCGCCGCAGCCGCTACACCGAATTTAACCTGGTTTATGACGCCGGCACCAAATTCGGGCTTGAGACAAACGGCCGCGTCGAATCCATCCTGATGAGCCTGCCGCCCACCGCAAAATGGATATATAATTATCAGCCCCAACCGGGAAGCGAGGAGGAGAAAACCTTATCTTTGCTTAAAAAAGGTATAGATTGGGTTTAA